From the Solanum lycopersicum chromosome 10, SLM_r2.1 genome, one window contains:
- the LOC101247876 gene encoding uncharacterized protein produces MAKACTKNEFDMLIDTVEKEDIRVKEYLDLAEYEKWALCYAQVHRGWHMTSNIVESINAALVSASELPIFEFLEEVRLLFRRWNHDYKKEATCTFTSLIGKYHDILTDNEALSTRMTVVPSTEYVHNVNDDGRYFVVCLKEKTCTDGRFQYEEIPCEHVWAVLKWKSLPPDEYCSDLYKPKTMLKTYNMPIHPLPDVKAWLIPDRVIVDDVLPPNFKRPPGWPKGKPRKKKQESYRGLRGKIHVAHVEWQVTIGARVEISQKMFKADCFYLIKFDLKLYAL; encoded by the exons ATGGCAAAAGCTTGCACAAAGAATGAATTTGATATGTTAATAGATACTgtagaaaaagaagatataaGAGTGAAAGAGTATTTGGATTTAGCTGAATATGAAAAATGGGCTCTTTGTTACGCACAAGTACATAGAGGATGGCACATGACATCAAATATTGTTGAGAGTATAAATGCAGCACTTGTTTCAGCTAGTGAATTGCCTATTTTTGAATTTCTCGAAGAAGTAAGGCTATTATTTCGAAGGTGGAATCATGACTACAAGAAGGAGGCAACCTGCACATTCACATCATTGATTGGAAAATACCATGACATACTAACAGACAATGAAGCATTGAGCACAAGAATGACG GTTGTACCATCAACAGAATATGTGCACAATGTTAATGATGATGGAAGATATTTTGTAGTCTgtctaaaagaaaaaacttgCACCGATGGAAGATTTCAGTACGAGGAAATACCTTGTGAACATGTTTGGGCAGTATTGAAATGGAAGAGTCTACCACCAGATGAATATTGCTCGGATTTATACAAACCAAAGACAATGTTGAAGACATATAATATGCCTATACATCCTTTACCGGACGTAAAGGCATGGTTGATTCCGGATAGAGTTATTGTTGATGACGTATTACCTCCAAATTTTAAAAGACCTCCTGGCTGGCCAAAGGGTAAGCCTCGGAAAAAAAAGCAAGAGAGTTATCGAGGATTAAGGGGGAAAATACATGTAGCACATGTGGAATGGCAGGTCACAATAGGCGCTCGTGTAGAAATAAGCCAAAAGATGTTTAAGGCTGATTGTTTTTAcctaattaaatttgatttgaaacTATATGCATTATGA
- the LOC101255345 gene encoding probable ADP-ribosylation factor GTPase-activating protein AGD14 isoform X1: MSSRREEERNEKIIRGLLKLPPNRKCINCNSLGPQYVCTNFWTFVCMTCSGIHREFTHRVKSVSMSKFTSQEVEALQQGGNQRAREIYLKSWDPQSQWLPNNSNVDKVREFIKTVYVDKKYAGAQSSDRPPRDIQNLRNHDDDMRRASSYHSYSQSPPYDFQYEERRYGKNAPALTRKPGSDRGLYEGKVSSFLSPSRLSDNMYDDRFGNEGSNPRASDYSVSSGGDPFRSVAQSPNFQRGIGSPLCDTSRDISYEDVRHVKKDAGRILRAQRTASSGSFESFDSNSLSFKSVNSVCLADAVSESNQTIETHSSKLSTFPSLQRSSGPGNPDGPDLFNAPSVPQNAPPSVSTKSRLPVSSFQPSISAGPIGNSHQPSLTLPPSSLDFFSEVPNLPSAVSADEKPSCEVTSKNEGWATFDMQRHAATTGIEQFTLAPTPAYGHNSFDILPEKTQQQLVTEKSLDVDDGWATFDVPQHVTLTGSNNFTSNTIQLKGDAQSNSDPTFSVMQWPSPMESAPHGPAVRDSTACALDLSMPAPFHGGVLNVEVTPSARSTDLWSAFDVSNDHLALKSLPNSKEQVVMNHDLVDDQYMGLRGVENAVTGQSQRAVLDSGYPITSFPSYVSASSSGLSTLPVATGVHSHANEQKSNNPFDLPYDADMECSNMPQYWDMSSLQAALPSDGMSSSFVGGVTESWFPQNPATAYGPAGQHGTLFVSSQPAGNQISNVPTHGQVAAIGGNPFA, from the exons ATGAGTAGCAGGAGAGAAGAAGAGAGGAACGAGAAGATAATAAGAGGGCTTCTCAAGCTCCCTCCCAATCGCAAATGCATCAACTGCAATAGCTTG GGTCCCCAGTATGTGTGCACAAACTTTTGGACCTTTGTCTGCATGACATGCAGCGGAATACA TCGTGAGTTTACTCACCGTGTGAAGTCAGTTTCCATGTCTAAGTTTACTTCCCAAGAAGTGGAAGCTCTTCAACAGGGTGGTAATCAG cGGGCCAGAgagatatatttaaaaagttggGACCCTCAAAGTCAGTGGCTTCCTAATAACAG CAATGTTGATAAAGTGAGGGAATTTATAAAGACCGTCTATGTTGATAAAAAATATGCTGGGGCGCAGTCCTCTGATAGACCTCCTAGAGATATCCAG AATTTGAGAAACCACGACGATGATATGAGGAGAGCAAGTTCTTATCATTCCTATTCTCAAAGTCCACCATATGACTTTCAGTATGAAGAACGACGTTATGGGAAAAATGCACCAGCACTCACTAGAAAGCCAGGATCAGACCGGGGACTTTATGAAGGAAAGGTGTCGAGTTTCTTGAGTCCTAGTCGTTTAAGTGATAATATGTATGATGATAGGTTTGGTAATGAAGGATCTAATCCCAGAGCTTCAGATTACTCTGTGTCTAGTGGTGGTGATCCATTCAGGTCAGTCGCACAGAGCCCCAACTTCCAGAGAGGCATCGGAAGTCCCTTGTGTGACACCTCAAGGGATATTTCATACGAAGATGTACGGCATGTCAAGAAAGATGCTGGAAGAATATTACGAGCACAg AGAACTGCATCTTCTGGAAGTTTTGAATCATTCGACAGCAATTCCTTGTCATTCAAGTCTGTAAATTCTGTTTGTTTAGCGGATGCTGTTTCAGAATCAAATCAAACAATAGAGACTCACTCTAGTAAATTGTCAACTTTCCCCTCTTTGCAACGATCATCGGGACCCGGAAATCCAGATGGCCCTGATCTATTCAATGCTCCCTCAGTTCCTCAAAACGCTCCACCTTCAGTTTCAACAAAATCTCGTCTGCCAGTGTCATCATTTCAGCCATCCATTTCTGCTGGTCCAATTGGTAATTCACATCAACCATCGCTCACTCTCCCACCTTCATCTTTGGACTTTTTCTCAGAGGTGCCAAACCTGCCTTCAGCTGTAAGTGCTGATGAAAAACCATCATGTGAAGTCACTTCCAAAAATGAAGGATGGGCAACATTTGATATGCAGCGGCATGCAGCAACAACAGGCATCGAACAGTTCACCCTGGCACCAACACCTGCTTATGGCCATAATTCTTTTGACATTTTACCTGAAAAGACACAGCAACAATTGGTCACTGAGAAGTCATTGGATGTGGATGATGGATGGGCAACATTTGATGTGCCTCAGCACGTGACACTCACTGGAAGTAATAACTTTACCTCCAACACGATTCAATTAAAGGGTGATGCTCAATCGAATTCGGACCCAACTTTCTCCGTCATGCAATGGCCATCACCTATGGAATCTGCCCCTCATGGGCCAGCCGTTAGAGACTCCACTGCTTGTGCATTAGATTTATCAATGCCTGCTCCATTTCATGGAGGTGTGCTGAATGTTGAAGTAACTCCAAGTGCAAGAAGTACTGAC TTGTGGAGTGCCTTTGATGTTTCTAATGACCACTTAGCTCTCAAGAGTTTGCCTAATAGTAAGGAACAAGTTGTAATGAACCATGATCTAGTTGATGATCAGTACATGGGCTTAAGAGGAGTAGAG AATGCAGTGACAGGTCAAAGTCAAAGAGCTGTGCTGGATAGTGGATATCCTATTACCAGTTTTCCATCATATGTCAGTGCCTCGTCATCTGGATTGTCCACTCTTCCTGTAGCG ACAGGAGTGCATTCACATGCAAATGAGCAGAAGTCCAACAACCCATTTGATCTCCCTTACGATGCTGACATGGAATGCAGCAATATG CCGCAGTACTGGGACATGAGCTCATTACAGGCTGCATTGCCAAGTGATGGGATGTCATCTTCTTTTGTTGGTGGTGTGACCGAATCTTGGTTTCCTCAGAACCCAGCAACAGCTTATGGTCCTGCTGGACAGCATG GGACATTATTTGTTTCCTCACAACCAGCTGGCAATCAAATATC GAATGTGCCGACACACGGTCAAGTTGCTGCTATTGGCGGAAATCCATTTGCATAG
- the LOC101255345 gene encoding probable ADP-ribosylation factor GTPase-activating protein AGD14 isoform X2, translated as MSKFTSQEVEALQQGGNQRAREIYLKSWDPQSQWLPNNSNVDKVREFIKTVYVDKKYAGAQSSDRPPRDIQNLRNHDDDMRRASSYHSYSQSPPYDFQYEERRYGKNAPALTRKPGSDRGLYEGKVSSFLSPSRLSDNMYDDRFGNEGSNPRASDYSVSSGGDPFRSVAQSPNFQRGIGSPLCDTSRDISYEDVRHVKKDAGRILRAQRTASSGSFESFDSNSLSFKSVNSVCLADAVSESNQTIETHSSKLSTFPSLQRSSGPGNPDGPDLFNAPSVPQNAPPSVSTKSRLPVSSFQPSISAGPIGNSHQPSLTLPPSSLDFFSEVPNLPSAVSADEKPSCEVTSKNEGWATFDMQRHAATTGIEQFTLAPTPAYGHNSFDILPEKTQQQLVTEKSLDVDDGWATFDVPQHVTLTGSNNFTSNTIQLKGDAQSNSDPTFSVMQWPSPMESAPHGPAVRDSTACALDLSMPAPFHGGVLNVEVTPSARSTDLWSAFDVSNDHLALKSLPNSKEQVVMNHDLVDDQYMGLRGVENAVTGQSQRAVLDSGYPITSFPSYVSASSSGLSTLPVATGVHSHANEQKSNNPFDLPYDADMECSNMPQYWDMSSLQAALPSDGMSSSFVGGVTESWFPQNPATAYGPAGQHGTLFVSSQPAGNQISNVPTHGQVAAIGGNPFA; from the exons ATGTCTAAGTTTACTTCCCAAGAAGTGGAAGCTCTTCAACAGGGTGGTAATCAG cGGGCCAGAgagatatatttaaaaagttggGACCCTCAAAGTCAGTGGCTTCCTAATAACAG CAATGTTGATAAAGTGAGGGAATTTATAAAGACCGTCTATGTTGATAAAAAATATGCTGGGGCGCAGTCCTCTGATAGACCTCCTAGAGATATCCAG AATTTGAGAAACCACGACGATGATATGAGGAGAGCAAGTTCTTATCATTCCTATTCTCAAAGTCCACCATATGACTTTCAGTATGAAGAACGACGTTATGGGAAAAATGCACCAGCACTCACTAGAAAGCCAGGATCAGACCGGGGACTTTATGAAGGAAAGGTGTCGAGTTTCTTGAGTCCTAGTCGTTTAAGTGATAATATGTATGATGATAGGTTTGGTAATGAAGGATCTAATCCCAGAGCTTCAGATTACTCTGTGTCTAGTGGTGGTGATCCATTCAGGTCAGTCGCACAGAGCCCCAACTTCCAGAGAGGCATCGGAAGTCCCTTGTGTGACACCTCAAGGGATATTTCATACGAAGATGTACGGCATGTCAAGAAAGATGCTGGAAGAATATTACGAGCACAg AGAACTGCATCTTCTGGAAGTTTTGAATCATTCGACAGCAATTCCTTGTCATTCAAGTCTGTAAATTCTGTTTGTTTAGCGGATGCTGTTTCAGAATCAAATCAAACAATAGAGACTCACTCTAGTAAATTGTCAACTTTCCCCTCTTTGCAACGATCATCGGGACCCGGAAATCCAGATGGCCCTGATCTATTCAATGCTCCCTCAGTTCCTCAAAACGCTCCACCTTCAGTTTCAACAAAATCTCGTCTGCCAGTGTCATCATTTCAGCCATCCATTTCTGCTGGTCCAATTGGTAATTCACATCAACCATCGCTCACTCTCCCACCTTCATCTTTGGACTTTTTCTCAGAGGTGCCAAACCTGCCTTCAGCTGTAAGTGCTGATGAAAAACCATCATGTGAAGTCACTTCCAAAAATGAAGGATGGGCAACATTTGATATGCAGCGGCATGCAGCAACAACAGGCATCGAACAGTTCACCCTGGCACCAACACCTGCTTATGGCCATAATTCTTTTGACATTTTACCTGAAAAGACACAGCAACAATTGGTCACTGAGAAGTCATTGGATGTGGATGATGGATGGGCAACATTTGATGTGCCTCAGCACGTGACACTCACTGGAAGTAATAACTTTACCTCCAACACGATTCAATTAAAGGGTGATGCTCAATCGAATTCGGACCCAACTTTCTCCGTCATGCAATGGCCATCACCTATGGAATCTGCCCCTCATGGGCCAGCCGTTAGAGACTCCACTGCTTGTGCATTAGATTTATCAATGCCTGCTCCATTTCATGGAGGTGTGCTGAATGTTGAAGTAACTCCAAGTGCAAGAAGTACTGAC TTGTGGAGTGCCTTTGATGTTTCTAATGACCACTTAGCTCTCAAGAGTTTGCCTAATAGTAAGGAACAAGTTGTAATGAACCATGATCTAGTTGATGATCAGTACATGGGCTTAAGAGGAGTAGAG AATGCAGTGACAGGTCAAAGTCAAAGAGCTGTGCTGGATAGTGGATATCCTATTACCAGTTTTCCATCATATGTCAGTGCCTCGTCATCTGGATTGTCCACTCTTCCTGTAGCG ACAGGAGTGCATTCACATGCAAATGAGCAGAAGTCCAACAACCCATTTGATCTCCCTTACGATGCTGACATGGAATGCAGCAATATG CCGCAGTACTGGGACATGAGCTCATTACAGGCTGCATTGCCAAGTGATGGGATGTCATCTTCTTTTGTTGGTGGTGTGACCGAATCTTGGTTTCCTCAGAACCCAGCAACAGCTTATGGTCCTGCTGGACAGCATG GGACATTATTTGTTTCCTCACAACCAGCTGGCAATCAAATATC GAATGTGCCGACACACGGTCAAGTTGCTGCTATTGGCGGAAATCCATTTGCATAG